GAAGGAATATCTCTGGGAAGGGGAGCAGCCCGCCATACCCTCTCCAAGCAGGTGGAGCTCCCATGCTCCACCTGCAGGAGCTCCCACGCTCCACCTGCAGGAGATCCCATGCTCCACCAGCAGGAGCTCCCACAACGCCACTTCGAGCAACTGCGCCTAAAGGGAACCAATGGCCAGCGAGGGTCCTACCCGTGCTGTTAGGCAGCTCCATCGATGCGCATGGAGCGACCCGGCGGATCGCCCCCGCCGCCTCCCGAAGCCGCCGCTCCTTTGCCCGCGAGGCCTAACTGAGATACAATGTGTCAAGAAATGCAGACGAGGACATCTCTCATGACGACCCGGTGGAGGAGACGACGCTGGCCCCGCACGAAACGCCCGCCCTGGGAGCCCTTTGAGGGCCGTGTGCCCTATGGCAGCCGCCTGGCCGAGGCCCTACGCCTGAGCCCGATGGTCGTGGAGGCGCTGATCGCCTTCGGGGAGGAGCGCTGGCCCCGCCGGATCTGGGCTCCCTGGCGCCGTCGCTTCGAGATCTACTTCGAGGGCAAGGATGAAGGGCCCACGGGCCAGTTCACCTGGTATGTGGTCTCCCGGGTGGGATGGCAAGACCGGCTCGGCAAGCCGCTGCAGAGGGACTACTATCCGGTCAACCTGCGCTTCTCCTTGCGACAGGACCAGCCGGCCGTGTTCGAGGTGATGGGCCGCACCGCGTACCTCAATCGGCTCTCCCTGGACCGCGTGCTGCAAGAGGTCCTGGAGGACGAGGTACAACCTCACCGCATGGACGATGATCGCTTCCGGGAGATGGAACGACTGCTATAGCTTCGATCCGCCGACGGATGGTCACGCCCTGCCGGGCAGAGCGCACCAAGTGTGTCTGAAAATTCAAAGGGCTTTTTTGGAGGGGCTTCGCCCCTCCGGGCCTCCTCATGGCAGGAGCAACGGGACTTCTCAGACACGCTCCCAGAGATGCCCGAGGCTTCACCATTTATCCCCTATCCCAACCCTCCATCCACCACTCCACGTGTGGCATGCCGCTGTCCAGCGCCGCCCGGCGGATCGCCTCAACGTCAACCGGCACGCGTCGTAACTCCACGCCAAGGGCCTCCCCCTCTCGAGTGACAACGGCGTACTCGGCCCACGGAGGATTGCGCACCCGGCCCGTCGCCAGGTCCCGCTCAATGGGGAAGCCTACGCTGCCCGGATTCATCAAGATCGCATCCCCATAACGGCGGAACATCTGTGTATGCGTATGCCCGCCGATCATCACCGTCGCCTGGAAGCCGCGCAGCATGCGCTCTAAGTCCTCCTCAGGCGTCGCAGGGGCGATCACATCCCGATCCGACCGCGGAGAGCCGTGAAAACAGAGAAGCTTCGCTTCGTCGCCGAGGGATATCTCAATCATCGGCTGAAACGTGCGCACGTAATCCAGGTCGGCCGGTGAGAGCTGCTCCGCACCCCACAACTCGATCTCCGTGACCTTGTGAGAATCCTCGTCCCTCACCGGATGCGGGCGTGGGTTCAAAAGCCAGGCATCGGTATTCCCCATGACGACGGAGCCGTTCAACTCCCTCAGCCGTGCAATCACCTCGCGCGGCTGGGGGCCGAACGCGGCCACATCGCCCAGGCACACGACCTCACCTACCTGCCGGGCTTCGAGGTCGGCCAGGACGGCCTCCAAAGCGACCAAATTGCCGTGGATATCGGAGATGATCGCGATGCGCATACGCCTGTCCTCCCCTCCCCGATCGTCACAGCCACCCCGTCAGCTCGGCCAGGAGGCGTGTATACTCCACGAAGTTCGGCCAGGAGATATCCGGGGGCACGCCGTGGTCGCAGCCGGGGATGAAACCGCCATCCTCCAGAAGCGGCGGCACCACCCGCATCACCTCTGCCCGCATCCTCTCGCCGCCAGCGGCCAGGGCCCGCTTGTCGATCCCGCCGATATAGGCCATCTGCCTGCCAAACCGACGCCGATACTCGACGATATCGTTCCCGGCCGCCACTTCGACCGGATTGCAGCAGTTGATCCCCGCCTCGATCCAGATGGGGATCAGCTCCGCGATGTAGCCATCCGAGTCCATGTTGACGATGGGACATCCGCTGGACCGGATGGCCTGAACCCACCTCTTGTACGTCGGCAGCAGGAACCGGCGGACCATGGCCGGGGAGATCATGCTGTGCGCCTTATAGGCCATGTCCTCGGAGATCATGATGCTGTCCGGCTCCGCCCCCTCCAGGATCGGCTCCAACGTCTGCAGGACGAAATCGGTCCAGAAGTCGATCATCTCCTGCACGAAGTCAGGGTCGTCGATCAGGAGCACACACAGGTTCTCAAAGCCCAGCCACTCCCGCAGCTGCCAGAAGGGGCCGTTGACCGTGATCTGGAGGGGGTAATCCCGCTCCCGCAACGCCCGACACCGCTCCTCGAAGTCAGGGGGGAACCGCTCCGGGTGCCGCGGATCATAACGCCACCGCATCCGCTCCTCCCAGTCCTGACGGCTCTGCACGGGGAACCGGTGCCACTTGCGAGTGACGAAGTCCTTGGGCGAGCGGATATAGGTGTAGTCGTACCTGTCGGAGATCTCCGTAATGGCCCCCATCCAGTCCTGGACGATGTAGTGACCGTCACGGTGCTCCAGCACCTTCTCCTCAAAGGCGGGGATCATCTTAAAGGAGACGCCCGGATCGATCCGTGGCTTGGTGGGCTCGCGCTCGATCCCCAGGAGCTCCATGAGGTGATCATACCAGTCCACCCCTTCCGGCAGCCCCTGCTGATGCCAGGTCGCCAGGGTGGATTCCCGAGGGCTACCCGGCTGCAAGGGGACCTTATCCGGCTTGCCGAAGAGCAATGCCTCCCGAAATCGCTCCCGTTCCGTCATCACAGAAGTCCGGCCTCGGATCGGCATATCCCCAACCCTCCTCGATCCCTCGTGTCCTAAAGTTTGGTCTCTCGGGTAACGGAGGGCATTGCCCTCCGCTATCCGCACAAGACACAGAGCAGTGCTGCAAAGAAAGCCGTGTATCTGGGCCATCAAAGGAAAAGGCCAAAGTCCGGGGGCACGGCGGCGCCGGCCCTATTCGCATCAACTGAACAGCATGGGCGAGGCCCCCGCCTGTCGCTTTCCCCCTCCACGGGCGGCCGCACCTGAAAGGGGAGGTGCGGAAGGAAAGCCCCTCCGAGCCACTCCAGAGATGCGGGACCACGCTCCCGTATCGCTCAACTTGATACCCATGGGACACGGCGGCACCGTGCGCATCTTTGAGGGCTAACAACGCTTAGAGCGTGTCTGAAAATTTACCGGCAAGGTGTCTGGGGGGCTCCCTCAGCTACCAGATCCACAGGGGAAGGTGTGGAGGGATCCTCCCCTCCACGGAAAACCCCTCTTTTCCGGCCTGCACCTGCCTTTCTCGGCCCTTTCCGAAGGACTCGGGTCGAGGCCGGGCAGGTCGAAGGCAGAAGAAAGGCTTTTTCCGGAGGGGCTTCGCCCCTCTGGGCCTCCCCACAGCAGAAGCAACGGCATTCCTCAGATGCTCAGTTAACGGCGGTAGATACGCTCGTTGAAAGCGGCATAGACCTCCGGCGCCGACCGATCCTCCTTCACGGCCCTCAGGATCTCCGCCAACTCGGCCACCAACGCCTCAAATAGCGCCTTCCCCTTCTCGGCCGTGGCCGGCCGAGGATCGCCCGCGCAATGTTCTGGGAAGCGGCTGAACCAATCGGCCGGCGTGTATAGCCGCTCGCCGAGCTCGCCAAGCCGATTCTGCGGCGTCCACTGAGACTCTGGGTCCAACGCCTCCATTTTCACGAATTGCGGGTAAAGATGGAGCGCCATGCTGGTCTCGCACTCGCAGGCGTGGCCATGCACCTCCGTTTCCATCACCTGACGATGCACCTCGGGCGCGCTGACACCGCGCACGAAGTAAAGCGTGTAATCCTTCCCCTTATCGAGCATGAGCTGAACGAACAGCGGCAGGAAGAAGCGGTTACCGCCGTGCCCGCTGAGCAGGACGATCTTCTTCAGCCCATTGCGGCTGATCTCATCGCATACGTTCTCCAGGAGCTCGAACAGCAGGTGATCCTTGACGACGATCCCGCCGGGGAAGTGCTTCGTCTCCGTGTTCACACCGAAGTGATAGGACGGGAACACGATGACCGGCTCCCGACGCGCCGCCTCACAGGCCAGGGCGTGAACGGTGAAGGAGTCCGTACCCAGCGGGAGATGAGGCCCGTGATATTCGATCACGCCGATGGGAATCACACACACGCCGGCCGCCTTCTCCACGGCCGCCTCGAACTCGCCGCCCGTCAGTTGTTCCCACTGCATGATGAATCCTCCAACGCGCTAAGGAAGGTATGTTAAGGAAATAACCCGTGGTCTTCGCTCAAGGCGTGTCTGAAAATTCGCCGGTAAGGTGTCTGAGGGCTCCCTCAGACACCAGCTCCACAGGGGAAGATGTGGAAGAGACTTCCCCTCCACGGAAAACTCACTTTTCCGGACTGCACCTGCCTTTCTCAGCCTTTTCCGGAGGCCCAAGCCGAGAGGGGCAGGTCAAAGACGGAAGAAGGGCTTTTCCCGGAGGGACTTCGCTTCCCCGGGCCTCCCCATAGCAGAAGCAACGGCTTTTCTCAGACACACCAAGGACACAAATCCGCGTCCCTGCCGCTTTCAACCATCGACATCGATGGCGGAGAGGTCCACGCCCGCGGCGCGCAGCGCGGACAGCGCCTCCTCCAACGTGGGTTGCCCGGCCGTGCCGCCCGCCTTCGTCGTGGACAGCGATCCGCACGCCGTACCCAAGCGCAGGGCCAGCTCCAACGGCCACCCATGCAGGAAGCCGTAGATGAACCCGGCGTTGAAGGAATCGCCCGCGCCGGTGGTGTCCACCACTTCCACCGGCAGCACCGGCGCTCGCGCCACCTCACCGCCGCGGCGGGCGATGGCGCCCTGCGCCCCCAGCTTCACGGCCACGATATCCGCACGCCCCGCCAGGCGCTCCAACGCCGCCTCTACGTCGTCGAGTCCCGTGATATGCGCGGCCTCGACCTCATTGGGCAGGAACACGTCGGTATGCGCCAGCGTATCCCATAACCCGCCATCCCATCGCTCGTGCACATCCCATCCCACGTCCAACGACGTGGTAGCACCGCGCGCGTGCGCCTGAGCGAAGAGGCCCGCCAGCCCGGGCTGAAGCCGCGATTGCAGGAAGAAGCTGCCCACATGGATGTGTCTCGTCTGCCCCAATAGATCCAGGGGGACGTCGCCCGCCTCCAGCCCATCAATGGATCCGCCCAGATGGGTCAACATGGCGCGATCCCGAGGCGTCGACAGGCTCACCGTGATGCCCGTCTTCACGCCATCGTCTACGATCACCGGCGACACGTCGATGCCGCGCGCGGCCATCTCCCGCAGCATGAAGCGGCCGAACTCGTCGTCGCCCACCCGGCCAAAGAAGCCCGTGCGCAGCCCCAGTCGAGCCATGCCGCAGGCCGCGATCACCGACGAACTCCCCATGGTCAGCTCGCAATCGTCCACCAACTTCTCCTGTCCGAAGACCGGCGTGATCTCGTCGGCCCGCAGGATCAGATCCACGTTGATCTCGCCGATCACGAGGACATCGTAGCGCCGCATGACCGCCTCCTATGGGATGAGAGCCACCTTGATGAGCCGGCCGGGCCGATCGGCCAGCGTCTCGAAGACCTGCTGCCCATCAGCTAGAGGAGCCTCCTCCAGCCACGCCGAGACCTCCACCCGGCCGCTGGCCAGCAGGTCCAGCGCCGTCAGGAAGTCGTGGGGCGAGTAGGCGTAGGAGCCATGCACGGTGAGCTCCTGGGC
This genomic interval from Chloroflexota bacterium contains the following:
- a CDS encoding carbohydrate kinase family protein, whose translation is MRRYDVLVIGEINVDLILRADEITPVFGQEKLVDDCELTMGSSSVIAACGMARLGLRTGFFGRVGDDEFGRFMLREMAARGIDVSPVIVDDGVKTGITVSLSTPRDRAMLTHLGGSIDGLEAGDVPLDLLGQTRHIHVGSFFLQSRLQPGLAGLFAQAHARGATTSLDVGWDVHERWDGGLWDTLAHTDVFLPNEVEAAHITGLDDVEAALERLAGRADIVAVKLGAQGAIARRGGEVARAPVLPVEVVDTTGAGDSFNAGFIYGFLHGWPLELALRLGTACGSLSTTKAGGTAGQPTLEEALSALRAAGVDLSAIDVDG
- a CDS encoding creatininase family protein is translated as MQWEQLTGGEFEAAVEKAAGVCVIPIGVIEYHGPHLPLGTDSFTVHALACEAARREPVIVFPSYHFGVNTETKHFPGGIVVKDHLLFELLENVCDEISRNGLKKIVLLSGHGGNRFFLPLFVQLMLDKGKDYTLYFVRGVSAPEVHRQVMETEVHGHACECETSMALHLYPQFVKMEALDPESQWTPQNRLGELGERLYTPADWFSRFPEHCAGDPRPATAEKGKALFEALVAELAEILRAVKEDRSAPEVYAAFNERIYRR
- a CDS encoding metallophosphoesterase family protein — translated: MRIAIISDIHGNLVALEAVLADLEARQVGEVVCLGDVAAFGPQPREVIARLRELNGSVVMGNTDAWLLNPRPHPVRDEDSHKVTEIELWGAEQLSPADLDYVRTFQPMIEISLGDEAKLLCFHGSPRSDRDVIAPATPEEDLERMLRGFQATVMIGGHTHTQMFRRYGDAILMNPGSVGFPIERDLATGRVRNPPWAEYAVVTREGEALGVELRRVPVDVEAIRRAALDSGMPHVEWWMEGWDRG